A window from Gasterosteus aculeatus chromosome 14, fGasAcu3.hap1.1, whole genome shotgun sequence encodes these proteins:
- the niban2a gene encoding protein Niban 2a translates to MGDVVSSHLDEGRREAITGRTTEVMKQFSDVYEQQYAVALFNSIRFEIEGGGAPQSQLLHRKDALAGRSIFSGSLFQYLEENRKWRNRFVFVPDSYTISLYESKTAHERGLHPKGTINCAGYKALNSIEQYMELINTSLPGIKAKAGSTPFIKCASQFPLILWHPYARHHYFCVRTEKEQKKWHAVLQDCVRHSNNGLSEDCTIQTPAFTDSVRLHRQAKGHYGTWDMMCGKPPQILANLVMETLHPELRTIIGPRLKGKLQQRQKHWMLISDAVYRQVLSRTTGHYEALMDACEAQRGPLDARLRTDMDQIIASKEHVSSKMRALVLPKAEQLLRTNVQPYIPSILEALMEPTSRGFSEVREVFFRELVEISKNSLNGEGKDILGDHMERLSMLALHPVKMQSCYEKVEQLNLDGLQQRFDVANPSVFVGRAQILMGEQMDNAVYTFEQLLNQSLETKGEDDVCKTIQRCQDRVLKKYDYDSSTVRKKFFREALLQIIIPYMLQQLSPSYSPELPRFKEMIFEDFSRFLLVGNLFEEVVLQCVSKDIMMAVKEAAIQRRHNLYRDSIVLTNSDPNLHLLGESPQVDWAAKFGADEPEGCVGGGRSEGGGSGSRRRQVVSMIQLDGVPLPFESCLEVPGVELIPEEDVSEGTEEDPDLPEEAKSPDRVVEIRDLINPVVAVALPASTESPTDLTNGTAVTTGTVTWEDGVQEDVTHVTTMVEDVPRKAPRETASTQAAVQQLVENTKREHDEERQEEAAAAARGAVEEIEEAAQDDDSGRITDVSAAESDNESSAAPQPASVSGSQSDSGSQSPANGGPDEDAPQPITNGLNGEDKVLDPVEVEVLLA, encoded by the exons GTCGCACCACAGAGGTCATGAAGCAGTTCAGCGATGTGTACGAGCAGCAGTACGCAGTCGCTCTCTTCAACAGCATCCGCTTCGAGatcgaaggaggaggagcaccgCAGTCACAGCTGCTTCACAGGAAG GACGCTCTGGCAGGCCGGTCCATCTTCTCTGGGAGTCTGTTTCAGTATCTGGAGGAGAATCGGAAGTGGAGGAATCGCTTTGTGTTTGTGCCAGACAGCTACACCATCAGCCTCTATGAGAGCAAGACC GCTCACGAACGAGGCCTTCACCCGAAAGGAACCATCAACTGCGCTGGGTACAAGGCCCTAAACTCAATAGAGCAGTACATGGAGCTGATTAATACCAGCCTCCCAG GTATCAAGGCCAAAGCGGGCAGTACTCCGTTCATCAAGTGCGCGTCCCAGTTCCCCCTCATCCTGTGGCACCCGTACGCCCGCCACCACTACTTCTGCGTGAGGACGGAGAAGGAACAAAAGAAGTGGCACGCAGTGCTGCAGGACTGCGTCAGGCACAGTAACAACG GTCTGTCGGAGGACTGCACGATTCAGACGCCAGCCTTCACTGACTCCGTGAGACTTCACAGACAAGCCAAGGGACACTACGGGACCTGGGACATGATGTGCGGAAAACCCCCCCAG attCTTGCTAATCTGGTGATGGAGACCCTCCACCCGGAGCTGAGAACCATAATTGGGCCTCGGCTGAAGGGGAAGCTGCAGCAGAGGCAGAAGCATTGGATGCTG ATCTCCGACGCCGTGTACAGGCAGGTGTTGTCTCGGACCACCGGCCACTACGAAGCCCTGATGGATGCCTGCGAGGCCCAGAGAGGTCCGCTGGACGCCAGACTGCGAACAGACATGGACCAGATCATCGCGTCCAAAGAGCACGTCAGCAGCAAGATGCGAG ctCTGGTGTTGCCCAAGGCGGAGCAGCTCCTCCGGACCAACGTCCAGCCCTACATCCCCTCCATCCTGGAGGCCCTCATGGAGCCCACCAGCCGGGGTTTCTCCGAGGTCAGGGAGGTTTTCTTCAGGGAGCTGGTGGAGATCAGCAAGAACTCGCTCAACGGAGAGGGAAAAGACATACTGGGAGAC CACATGGAGAGGCTGTCGATGCTCGCCCTCCACCCGGTGAAGATGCAGAGCTGCTACGAGAAGGTGGAGCAGCTCAACCTGGACGGGCTGCAGCAGAGGTTCGACGTGGCCAACCCCTCGGTGTTCGTCGGCAGGGCTCAGATCCTCATGGGGGAG caaatGGACAATGCAGTTTACACATTCGAGCAGCTGCTCAACCAGTCTTTAGAGACCAAGGGAGAAGATGACGTGTGCAAGACCATCCAGCGATGCCAGGACCGGGTGCTTAAG AAATATGATTATGACAGCAGCACGGTGCGCAAGAAGTTCTTCAGAGAGGCTCTGCTGCAGATCATCATCCCCTacatgctgcagcagctctctcCATCCTACTCACCG GAGCTGCCTCGCTTCAAAGAGATGATCTTTGAGGACTTTTCCCGTTTCCTGCTGGTGGGAAACCTGTTTGAGGAGGTGGTGCTGCAGTGTGTCTCCAAGGACATAATGATGG CTGTGAAGGAGGCAGCCATCCAGAGGAGACACAACCTCTACAGGGACAGCATCGTTCTGACCAACAGCGACCCCAACCTGCACCTGCTCGGAGAAAGCCCTCAGGTGGACTGGGCCGCTAAGTTCGGGGCCGACGAGCCGGAGGGCTGCGTTGGCGGCGGCCGATCTGAAGGAGGCGGTTCTGGGAGCAGACGCAGGCAGGTGGTGTCCATGATCCAGCTGGACGGAGTCCCTCTGCCCTTCGAGTCCTGCCTGGAGGTCCCCGGTGTGGAGCTCATCCCCGAGGAGGACGTGTCTGAGGGCACAGAGGAGGACCCGGATCTGCCGGAGGAGGCCAAGTCTCCCGACCGCGTGGTTGAGATCCGAGACCTGATTAATCCCGTGGTGGCGGTGGCGCTTCCCGCGTCGACGGAGAGCCCGACCGACCTGACCAACGGGACGGCGGTGACCACCGGCACCGTCACCTGGGAGGATGGGGTGCAGGAGGATGTGACGCACGTGACCACCATGGTGGAGGACGTCCCCAGGAAGGCTCCGCGGGAGACGGCGTCCACGCAGGCAGCGGTCCAGCAGCTAGTCGAAAACACGAAGCGGGAACACGACGAGGAGCGTCAGgaggaggccgccgccgccgccagggGCGCCGTGGAGGAAATAGAAGAGGCGGCGCAGGACGACGACAGCGGAAGGATCACGGATGTCTCTGCAGCAGAATCAGACAACGAGTCGTCGGCAGCTCCGCAGCCGGCTTCAGTCTCCGGCTCCCAGAGCGACAGCGGCTCCCAGTCGCCAGCCAATGGGGGGCCGGATGAGGACGCGCCGCAGCCGATCACAAACGGTCTGAACGGAGAGGACAAAGTGCTCGACCCGGTGGAAGTGGAAGTGCTTCTGGCGTGA